A region of the Pseudonocardia cypriaca genome:
TCCCACCACGTCGAGCACGACTGCGCCGTGGCCCTGGTGGGCAGTGGCGACGGCGTCGGCTACCTGCTCAAGGACCGGGTCGGCGACGTGGCCGAGTTCGTGTCGGCCGTGCGGGAAGTGGCGCAAGGGCGCACGGTGCTCGACCCGGAGGTCGTGCGCCGGCTGCTCATCCGCTCCCCCGTCGCTGCACTGACCCCGCGGGAACGCGAGGTGCTCGCGCTCGTCGCCGAGGGCCGCTCGAACGGCGGCATCGCGCGCAGGCTCGTCGTGTCCGAGGCCGCGGTCGCCAAGCACGTCAACTCGATCCTGATGAAGCTGGACCTGCCTCCCGCCTCCGACGACCACCGCCGGGTGCTCGCCGTGCTCACCTTCCTGGGCGTTCAGCGGAACGCGGCCAGTTCGAGGTGAACCGCCGACGCGGGGACACCGAGCCCGCGCAGCCCGGCGGCCAGACCGGTGGTCATCGGCTCCGGGCCGCACAGGTAGAAGTCGACGTCCCCCAGGCACCCCGCCGTGGCCGCGATCCGCTCCGCGGTCAGCCGGCCGGACTCGGAGGTCACGACCAGGTGGACGCGCAGCCCGGCGCGACCCTCGATCTCGCTCCGGAACAGGGCGTCCTCCGCACGGCGCACCACGTAGAAGAGGTCGACGGAGCGGGTGGGCCCCCCGGCGCGCAGCCGGCCGAGGAACGGCGTGATCCCGATCCCGGCCGCCACCCAGACCTGCCGGGGGCGGCTGCCGGTGAGGTCCAGCATCCCGTAGCCGCCCTCCACGGTGGCCCGCGTGCCGGGTTCGAGATCCCGGTGCACCCGGGTGGTGAAGCGCCCGGCCGAGCGGATGGTGAGCCGCAACACCTCGTCCGACGGCCCGCTGCTGACGGTGAACGGGTGCGGTTCGCGCAGACCGCGCCGGTGGAACGTCACGAAGACGAACTGGCCGGGCCGGATCAGGAGGCCGGCTCCACGGCGGGGGGAGAGCGCGACCTCGACCGTCACCGGGTCGAGCCGGTGCACCGCCCGCACGACGTACGAGCGCCGCGGGCGGACGAACCGGGCGAGCAGCAGCACGTAGGCGTACGCGACGACGCCTGCGACGTACGCGGCCGCCAGCAGCAGGAACGGGCCGGTCGCGGTGTCGACCACCTGCTCGACGAGGAGCGCGTGCGCCAGGCTGACCAGGAAGAAGACCCCGATGAGCCGGTGCGATCGCCGCCAGGCGGCGTACCGCAGCCGGCGCACCGCGCAGAGCAGCACGAACACCAAGAACCCAGCGGCCGCGACGAACCCCGACGGGGTGCCTCCCGGTGAGGCGAGGGCCCACGGGACGACGGCGACGTGAACGGCCAGGCACCCGGATCCCCACCGGCCGGCCCGCCGGTGGGCCCGGTACACCCGGTCCAGCCCTCCGAAGGAGCGTTCGATCCACCGCGCTCGGGTGGCCAGCACGAGGGCCGTGGCGAAGAGCAGGACGGCGGTGGAGCCCACGGCCTCCCCCAGCGCCTGCCGCGGGTCGCCCGCCGGCGGGGACGCCGCCCAGAGCACGCCGTTCAGCACGGGGAGCGCGACGACAGCTCCCGGCCCGATCCTCATCGCCGGGCGAGCGCGGCGAGCCCGACCGACACGGCGCCGGTCACGATGTGCACGACGGAGTCGGTGTGGTCGAGCACCCCGAACCGCGCGACCACACCGAGCACCACCCACAGCACGCCCAGCACCGCGACGACCCGGGGCACAGCTCGGCGCGCGCCCCACTGCAGGAACGCCGCCCCGGAGACCAGGTGCAGCGCGCCGTGGACGTACTCGGGGTGCGCGAAGGGTTCGAGCTGCGGGATCGGGATCGTGCGCAGCACGCCGACCACCAGGAACCCGACTCCGAGCACGAACGACCAGATCCGCAGCGCCTGCACCATAGATCGACCTCACCGCGTCGGCGCCGCGGTTTCACCAGTGCAGGCATCCGGGTCTGGGGTGGTGCCGGTACTACGGCCGATCGGCCGCCGCGGCGAGGCGCGCCGCCAGCTCCCGGACGTGTGCGACGAGCTCCGGGGGCTCGTGCACCTCGAACGGGAAGCCGAAGAGCCCGACGTAGAGGGCGAGCTCGTCGAGGGAGTCGGAACCGGCGTGCAGCACGCAGGACCGCTCGTCGATCGCCTCCAGGGTGCCGACGGTCGGCGCGATGCGATCCGCCGCGACCTCGATCGGGACGTGCAGCGTGAAACGGGCCCGGTAGCGGTAGCCACGGGTGGTGATCCCCCGTCCGACGTGCCCCGGGAGGTCCGCGGGCAGCTCGCGCGGGACGAACCGCGGGCCGGTGGGGATCCGCGGGTGCAACCGGTCGACCCGGAAGGTGCGCCAGTCGGCGCGGTCGAGGTCCCAGGCGAGCAGGTACCAGCGCCGTCCGGAGTGCACCAGCCGGTGGGGTTCGGTGCGCCGCGCGGTCTCCGCACCGTCCCCGCCGCGGTAGTCGAACCGCAGCACCTCGTGCGTCCGGGCCGCGGCCGCCACCGCCAACAGCACGTCGGGGTCGACGCTCGCACCCGCGTGCGGGAGCGTCACCGTCACCGCTCCCAGCCCGTCGACGCGATGCCGCAGCCTCGACGGGAGCACGGTCTCCAGCTTGGTCAGCGCCCGCAGCGAGGCCTCCTCGATGCCGGTCACGCCGCCGCTCGCCGCGGTGCGCATCCCGACCGCGACGGCCACGGCCTCCTCGTCGTCGAGCAGCAGCGGGGGCAGCGTGGTGCCCGCCCCGAGCCGGTAGCCGGCCACCCCGCGCGCGGCGTGCACCGGGTAGCCGAGCGCGCGCAGCTTGTCGACGTCGCGGCGGACGGTGCGCACGTCGACGTCGAGCCTTTCCGCGAGCTCGGCCCCCGTCCAGTCGCGTGGCGTCTGCAGGATCGACAGGAGGCGGAGCAGGCGGGCGGAGGTGTCCAGCATTCCTCGACAATCCCTCCTAGTTAGGACCGGTTCTGTCCTAACCCGACCCTAGTATCGTTCTCGTGACGATCAACGAGGAGATCCGCCCCTTCCGCATCGACGTCCCGCAGACCGCGCTCGACGAGCTCGCCGCGAAGCTCGACTCCGCACGGTGGCCGGCCCCGCTGCCCGGCGACGACTGGGCCACCGGCGTGCCCACCACGTGGCTGCGGAAGCTGGCCGAGTACTGGCGCTCCGGCTACGACTGGCGCGCGGCCGAGCGGGAGCTCAACGCGTTCCCGCAGTTCACCACCACCATCGACGGGCAGAACATCCACTTCCTGCACGTGCGGTCGCCCGAGCCGGACGCGATGCCCCTGATCCTCACGCACGGCTGGCCCGGGTCGATCGTGGAGTTCCTGGACGTGATCGGCCCGCTCACCGACCCGGCGGCGCACGGCGGCGACCCGGCCGACGCGTTCCACGTCGTGATCCCGGCGCTGCCCGGCTTCGGCTTCTCCGGTCCGGTGACGGATGCCGGCTGGACCCTGAACCGGATCGCACGCGCCTGGGTCGAGCTGATGGGGCGGCTGGGCTACGAGCGGTTCGCGGCACAGGGCGGGGACATCGGCGCGGGCGTCTCCCCCGAGCTGGGCCGGGTCGCACCGGACCGGCTGATCGGCGTGCACGTCAACGGCGCAACGGCCCTGCCCCCGCTTCCCATGCCCGACGAGGAGCGCGCCTCGCTCACCGGCGTCGAGCGCGACCGCGTCGCGCGGGTCGAGGCGTTCATGCAGGAGGAGTTCGGCTACATCGCGATCCAGTCGACCCGGCCCCAGACCGTCGGCTACGGGCTCGTCGACTCCCCGGTCGCGCTGCTGGCGTGGATGACGGACAAGTTCCGGGAGTGGACCCACCCGCGGCACGTCCTGCCCGACGAGATCGTCGACCGGGACCGGCTGCTCACCAACGTGATGCTCTACTGGCTCACCGGCACCGCAGCCTCGGCCGCCTACGTGGGCTACGCGCAGGAGGAGGGCTGGGGGCAGAAGACGAACTCCGGGGTGCCGACGGGGGTGATCGTCTTCGCCCACGACGTCGCCATCCGCAGGTACGTCGAGCGCGAGGCCACGATCGTGCACTGGACCGACGTCGACCGCGGCGGGCACTTCGCGGCCCTCGAGGAGCCGGAGCTGCTGGTCGCGGACGTCCGGGAGTTCTTCGCGACACTCCGTTGACCCGCCCGGAACCGGTCATCCGTGAACGATCGGGACCGATCGGGTACCCCGCCACCGTGAGCGATCAGGACGAGAAAGTACTGGTACCGGCGCTGGTCGGGCTGCAGGTGGGCGACGCGCACGAGCTCGCCTTCGAGGCGCGGGTCGTCGTGGTCGCCGCCGATCCCGACGAACCGCTCCCGGCCACGGGCACCGTGATCGCACAGGCCCCCGGCGCAGGCACCCGGGTGGCTCCGGCCCATCCGGTCGCCATCGCCGTCGAGTCGGGAGGCGGCGGGGGCGGGGGTGGGCGCCGGCTGACCACGCCCGAACCGGGCCCCCGCGACCCGTCCGGGTCGAAGACGCCTGCCTGACGGTCAGCCCCCCAGGTCCACCGGCACTCCGGCGTGGTCGCTGAGAGCGCGCGCACGGGTCTCCCCATGCTGTCGAGAACCGGCCGCCCCCGTTCGTAGTACGCGGTGGGAGGGCGCCGCAGGGGCGCCCGGGATCGAGGAGCGGGTCGTGACTCCACGGATCGTGCCGCGCGCCGAGTGGCTGATCGCGCGCGAAGAGCTGCTGGCGAAGGAGAAGGCGGCCACCCGGGCCGGGGACGAGCTGGCGGCGC
Encoded here:
- a CDS encoding ferredoxin reductase family protein, with product MRIGPGAVVALPVLNGVLWAASPPAGDPRQALGEAVGSTAVLLFATALVLATRARWIERSFGGLDRVYRAHRRAGRWGSGCLAVHVAVVPWALASPGGTPSGFVAAAGFLVFVLLCAVRRLRYAAWRRSHRLIGVFFLVSLAHALLVEQVVDTATGPFLLLAAAYVAGVVAYAYVLLLARFVRPRRSYVVRAVHRLDPVTVEVALSPRRGAGLLIRPGQFVFVTFHRRGLREPHPFTVSSGPSDEVLRLTIRSAGRFTTRVHRDLEPGTRATVEGGYGMLDLTGSRPRQVWVAAGIGITPFLGRLRAGGPTRSVDLFYVVRRAEDALFRSEIEGRAGLRVHLVVTSESGRLTAERIAATAGCLGDVDFYLCGPEPMTTGLAAGLRGLGVPASAVHLELAAFR
- a CDS encoding epoxide hydrolase family protein; this translates as MTINEEIRPFRIDVPQTALDELAAKLDSARWPAPLPGDDWATGVPTTWLRKLAEYWRSGYDWRAAERELNAFPQFTTTIDGQNIHFLHVRSPEPDAMPLILTHGWPGSIVEFLDVIGPLTDPAAHGGDPADAFHVVIPALPGFGFSGPVTDAGWTLNRIARAWVELMGRLGYERFAAQGGDIGAGVSPELGRVAPDRLIGVHVNGATALPPLPMPDEERASLTGVERDRVARVEAFMQEEFGYIAIQSTRPQTVGYGLVDSPVALLAWMTDKFREWTHPRHVLPDEIVDRDRLLTNVMLYWLTGTAASAAYVGYAQEEGWGQKTNSGVPTGVIVFAHDVAIRRYVEREATIVHWTDVDRGGHFAALEEPELLVADVREFFATLR
- a CDS encoding response regulator, translating into MRAVIAEDSVLLRDGLAHVLRRSGCQVVAEVGDADALIAAVEREDPDVVVTDVRMPPRFADEGLVAALELRRRRPGFPVLVLSHHVEHDCAVALVGSGDGVGYLLKDRVGDVAEFVSAVREVAQGRTVLDPEVVRRLLIRSPVAALTPREREVLALVAEGRSNGGIARRLVVSEAAVAKHVNSILMKLDLPPASDDHRRVLAVLTFLGVQRNAASSR
- a CDS encoding helix-turn-helix transcriptional regulator translates to MLDTSARLLRLLSILQTPRDWTGAELAERLDVDVRTVRRDVDKLRALGYPVHAARGVAGYRLGAGTTLPPLLLDDEEAVAVAVGMRTAASGGVTGIEEASLRALTKLETVLPSRLRHRVDGLGAVTVTLPHAGASVDPDVLLAVAAAARTHEVLRFDYRGGDGAETARRTEPHRLVHSGRRWYLLAWDLDRADWRTFRVDRLHPRIPTGPRFVPRELPADLPGHVGRGITTRGYRYRARFTLHVPIEVAADRIAPTVGTLEAIDERSCVLHAGSDSLDELALYVGLFGFPFEVHEPPELVAHVRELAARLAAAADRP